The genomic interval ATCTGCGAGGCCATCGACCAGACGAGGGGCTGGTTCTACTCACTGCACGCCATCGCCACCCTGCTTTACGACCGGCCCGCCTTCAAGAACGTCATCTGCCTGGGCCACCTGGTCGATGAAAAAGGCCAGAAGATGTCCAAGAGCAAGGGCAACGTGGTCGAGCCCCTGCCGGCCTTCGACAAGTACGGGGCCGATGCGGTGCGCTGGTACATGTTCACCGCCAGCGAGCCGGGCGACACCAAGCGCTTCAGCGAGCGGCTGGTGGCCGAGGCCATGCGCGGCTTTTTGGGCACGCTTTGGAATGTCTACAGCTTCTTCGTGCTCTACGCCAACCTCGACCGGCCCAACCTCAAAGCGCGCCCCCCCGTCGAAGGGCGGCCCGAGATCGACCGCTGGCTCTACAGCCGTACCCAAGAGCTCATCGAGGAGGTGACCAAGGCCCTGGATGGCTACGACGCGCGCGGCGGGGCCAGAGCTCTGGAAGGGTTCGTGGAAGAGCTTTCCAACTGGTACGTGCGCCGCAACCGACGCCGTTTCTGGAAAAACGACGACGTGGCCGACCGCGAAGCCGCTTACGCCACGCTGTGGGAGGCTCTGGTGGCGGTGAGCCAGCTCTCGGCCCCCTTCACCCCCTTCGTGGCGGAGGCGCTGTGGCAGAACCTGGTGCGCTCGGTAAACCCGGACGCGCCCGAGTCGGTGCACCTGTCGCAGTGGCCGCAGCCCGAAGCCATGGACCGGAGCCTGCTCGAGTCCATGCACGCGGTGCTCGAGGTGGTGCGTCTGGCCCGCGCGGCCCGCGCCAGGAGCGGGGTCAAAACCCGCATCCCCCTACCGCTGATGCTGGTCACGGCCCCCACCGCCGAGGAGCGGGCGGGCCTGCAGCACTTCGCCTCCGAGATCGCCGACGAGCTCAACGTCAAGGAGCTGCAGGTGCTGGGACCGGAGGAGGAGGTGCTCTCCTACCGGGTGCTGCCCAACCTGCCGCTGCTGGGCCGGAAGTACGGCAAGAAGGTGCCCGCCATCCGGCAGGCCCTCGCCGAGCTGGACGGGAAGTACGTGGCCCAGACCCTCAAGGCCCAGCAGGTGCTGCATCTGGAGATCGAGGGCCAAACCATCGCCCTCTCCCCCGACGAACTGCTGCTCGAGGCCCTCTCCCCTGCCGGCTACGAGGCGCTGGAAGACCGGGGCTACGTGGCGGCCCTGGAGGTACGGGTGGACGAGGAGCTCTTCCTCGAGGGGCTCGCGCGCGAGCTCATCCGGCTGGTGCAGCAGGCCCGCAAGGAGATGGGATTGCAGGTCTCCGACCGCATCCACCTCAGCTACCAGGCCGAGGGCAAGTACGCCGAGGCGCTGGCGAGGTTCGGCCAGCGGCTCGCCGAGGAGACCCTGGCCCTCTCCCTCGAGCCCCGGCCCAACCCCGAAGGGTTCCTGACCCAGCTCGAGGACGAAGAAGGCAAGGTTGCTCTCGGGCTCGTCAAAGCGTGAGGGGCTGGGCCGTGGGGGCGTTGGCCAGGCGCCCCCACCAGGGTTTAAGTGATATATTTCACGATAAACTTGCTCGTGAAAATAGTCTGCTTTAGAAAAGCCAGGTAAACCCGTGTTAGACTTCCTCCCATGACAGATTTCGAAAAGTTGCTGAGCGCTCATGGGTTGGATACCCTGCTCATTTCCAGCCCGGCCAATGTACGGTATCTGTCGGGCTTCACCAACCCCAAAGACGGGCAGGTGATCGTAAACAACACCGGCGCCCTCCTGCTCACCGACGGGCGTTACACGGTACAGGCCGGGCAGGAGTCGCGGCTGCCGGTGCGGATCGCAGGACGCGAGGAGCGCCCTCAGGTGTACGCCGAGCTGCTCCAGGGGCGCATCGGCTTTGAAGCGATGGGGCTTAGTTACGGCCAGCTCGAGGCCTTGCGCCAGCAAGCCCCCGGAGAGTGGGTACCTACCTATGACCTCATCGAGCGGCAGCGGGTGCACAAAACCCCGGAGGAGATCGGACACATCCGGCAGGCCGCGGCCCTGGCCGACCGGGCTTTTGCCCACATCCTGCCCTTCTTGAAGCCCGGGGTACGCGAAATTGACATAGCCCTCGAGCTGGAGTTCTTCCTGCGGAAAAACGGCGCGGAAGGGGTGGCCTTCGATACCGCCGTAGTCTCGGGCCCGCGCACCGCCATGCCCCACGGCTCTCCCAGCGAGCGCGTGTTGCAAGCGGGAGACCTGGTGACGCTGGACTTCGGAGCGGTGATCGAGGGGTACTGCTCGGATATGACCCGCACCGTGGGAATTGGAGCGGTCTCCGAGGAGCTAAAGAGGATCTACGCTGCCGTGCTCGAGGCGCAAGAACGGGCGCTCGAGGCGGTCGCACCCGGCAAGACCGGCCAGGAACTCGACGCCCTGGCCCGGGGCATCCTCGAGGACAGAGGTTACGGCCAGTACTTCAGCCACGGGCTCGGCCACGGGGTCGGACTGCTGATCCACGAGGCCCCCAGCCTGAACAAGGTCTCCCAGGAGGTGCTCGAGGCGGGGATGGTCATCACCATCGAACCCGGGGTCTACATCCCGGACCTGGGCGGGGTGCGCATCGAGGACTTGGTCTTGGTGACCGAGAGGGGCTACGAGGTGCTCTCCCAAACGCCCAAGGCCTGGCTAGAGTTATGAGGGCAGGATACCGGGGTTGGGTCCTGGCCTTGCTCCTGGGGTCGCTGGCCCTCGCCCAGACCCACACCGTCCAAAAAGGCGACACCCTCTACAGCATCGCCCGCAGGTACGGGACCAGCGTGCAGGCCCTTCAACAGGCCAATAACCTATCCGGCGAGGTGATCAAGGTCGGGCAGGTGCTCGCCGTCGCGGGGTCATCGGCCAGGGAAGCTACGGCAAGCGCGACATTTACGGGGCTAGCGGCCTGGTATGGTTCCAAGTTCCACGGCAGAACCACCGCCAGCGGTGAGCCCTACGACATGTACGCCCTCACCGCCGCCCATCGCAGCCTGCCGTTCGGCACCCAAGTGCGGGTGACCAACCCCCGTACCGGGCGAAGCGTGGTGGTGCGGATCAACGACCGGGGGCCCTTTACCCCAGGGTTCATCATTGACCTTTCCTACGCGGCCGCGCAGCGCATCGGCCTGCGCGGCCGCCAGCGGGTGAGCGTG from Meiothermus sp. Pnk-1 carries:
- a CDS encoding Xaa-Pro peptidase family protein, with amino-acid sequence MTDFEKLLSAHGLDTLLISSPANVRYLSGFTNPKDGQVIVNNTGALLLTDGRYTVQAGQESRLPVRIAGREERPQVYAELLQGRIGFEAMGLSYGQLEALRQQAPGEWVPTYDLIERQRVHKTPEEIGHIRQAAALADRAFAHILPFLKPGVREIDIALELEFFLRKNGAEGVAFDTAVVSGPRTAMPHGSPSERVLQAGDLVTLDFGAVIEGYCSDMTRTVGIGAVSEELKRIYAAVLEAQERALEAVAPGKTGQELDALARGILEDRGYGQYFSHGLGHGVGLLIHEAPSLNKVSQEVLEAGMVITIEPGVYIPDLGGVRIEDLVLVTERGYEVLSQTPKAWLEL
- a CDS encoding septal ring lytic transglycosylase RlpA family protein, with the translated sequence MRAGYRGWVLALLLGSLALAQTHTVQKGDTLYSIARRYGTSVQALQQANNLSGEVIKVGQVLAVAGSSAREATASATFTGLAAWYGSKFHGRTTASGEPYDMYALTAAHRSLPFGTQVRVTNPRTGRSVVVRINDRGPFTPGFIIDLSYAAAQRIGLRGRQRVSVEVLR